Below is a genomic region from Desulfovibrio intestinalis.
GCCTGATCTGGCAAGCATGCAGGTAAGCGAAGATGGCAAAACGTTTTATGCAGGATTTTCAGACGGAACACTGCGGATTTATTCCGTGGATACGGGCGGTGCGCTGACGCTTACGCGCACAATAACCGGCCTTGACGGAGCCAGCTCTCTGAGCCTTTCGGGTGACGGTGATATTTTGGTGGGCGGGCAGGGTATAGCCCTGTTGAGCGCCACGCGCATGGGCCTGTATGGCGAAGACATTTCCTTTGCCGATGGAATAACGCTTTCCGACGCTAATCTTGACCTGCTGAACAATGGCACAGGCAAGTATGACGGCGCAAGCGTGACTGTTCAGCGGGAAGGCACTGCCAGCAACGACGACGTCTTTTCATTTAAGGAGGGCGGCGGCTATACGCTCAATGGCAGCGACATTATGAAAAACGGCGAAAAGGTCGCCACCTTCAGCAGCAGTGGCGGCGTGCTGACCCTGACGTTCGTCGGTGAGGTCACAAAGGCCGATGCCAACGCTATTTTGCAGCAGTGCCGTTATCGCAATCAAAGCGCTTCTGCATCTGAAAATGCCGTGTCGCTGACTCTGATAGCCAGCGATGGAGAAAAATCCAGCACTCCTTTGAGCATTACGCTTTTGCTTGGCACCAATACCGCTCCTGAACTGACAACAACTCCCAAGAACAACGGTACCTACACTACCGTGGGCGGAGAAGTGCAGGTCTTTACCAAAACTTCTGTAGATGCAGGCGAAACCGGGCAGGGCATTGCTGAACTGCATATGTCTGTCAGCGGTATCTCTGGAAGCGCTGCGGGTGAATATATCAAGGTGGACGGAGTAACCATCAGCCTGGGCAGCAATGCGAGCGGCACAACCGCAAGCGGCTACACCTACAGTTATACCGTTTCTGGCGGTACTGGAACGCTGACCATAGGCCACGCCAGCGGGATGAGCGTCAAGGCAGTGGCCGCCCTGGTGGACGGCATCGTTTACGGCACTACCAGCGCTGACGCTGCTTCCGGCACGCGAACCTTCACCATTACCCACATCAAGGATAATGGAGGAACGGCAGGCGGCGGCGCTGACAGCGCAGACCTTTCCATCGCGTCCACAGTCAATGTGGCCATAAATCTGCCGCCTGAGCTGGACGCGGGCAATAACGACCCCGACAGTGGTTATTATTACAGTGACGGCACGCTGCAAGGCTATAACGGATATGTGACCGATATTATTGTTTCTGAAGACGGCAAGACGGTGATCGTCAGCGGTAACAGTGACAGTAATAACAATGGTTCGAGTTCACTTATGGTTTACGCCCGCGATGTGCAGACAGGCAAGCTGAGCCTGTTGCAGACCTTTACCCAGGGCGTCAGCGATAATCCCGCAACCGCAACCATTGAAGTCAACGGTCTGAACCAGATATCGACTATGACCATGTCGGCGGACGGCGGCAGACTTTATGTGGCCGGATACGCCGCCAATGGCTCTGCCTCGGCCTACTCCATCACCCTCTTCACACGTAATGCTGATACTGGCCTTCTTACGGCCGTGGGCATTGTGGCTTCACAAGGTGTAAGCGGTGTGAATGGCCTTGACGCTGCGGTTTCCTCCATTGCTCTTTCCGCCGACGGCAAATCCCTCTACGCAGTTAACGGCACCACAGCCATACACGGCACCACCGGGCAGTCTGATCTCACAACATTCAGCGTCAAGGCCGATGGCACCTTGACCTATGTGGGTGTCTACACGGGGGGCAGCGGCACACCGGCTGTTTACAATCCCAGCGGGCTCATCATCTCATCCGATGGAAAAAATGTTTACGTAGCCAATGCTTCCGGATCATCCATAGGCGTATTCTCGCGCAATACGGATACCGGGGCGCTGACGTATATGGGCGTCATCAACAAGACAACCATTGATGCAGACAGCAACAGCGGGAGCCAGCCCGGCGAAACACGTTACCTTGAATCGTTGCAGGACATTGTCATCACTCCGGACGGCGGATTCGTTTATGTGGCCTCTGGAACGATGGGTCTTGTTTCAGTTTTCAGCCGTGACCCGGCATCGGGCAATCTTACCTATGTGCAATCGTTCAATGCCGGTTCGCTGAGCGGCATCATGCTGCGCGACCTTGCGGTCAGCTCTGACGGTAAATATCTGTACGTTGGCACCTACGGCAGCAGCAATCTTCTGGTTTGCTCCATAGACGAAGACAGCGGGGTGCTGACCCTCAGCAGCATACTTGCGGTTACAGGCACTGGCGGCAGCGCTCACTTGGCGGTCAGCTCTGACGGTTTGAGTCTGTATAGTGGAACCTACAGCTTCTTCCCCGGGGTGAGTGCGGGTACGGCCATGCCCGGAGTGAAGTATTCCGGCTCGGAAGTGCTCATCGGCAAAGATATGACCATATCCGACCCGGATTTTGACAAAACGGGCGATTATTCCGGCTTGAGCATCAGCTTTGAGCGAGGCTCCGGGGCCAGTTTCGACGATGTGTTCGGTTTTCAGGCAGCCAATAATCTTACGCTCGACAGCGGGAAGATACTGCTCAGTGGGGTGGAAGTAGCCACATTCACGGTCACTGATGGCAAACTTATGATAACGTTCTCGGCCCAGGCCGGGGTGAACGGAACTGTGGTCAACAATGTTCTGCATCAGGTTACCTACAAAAACACCAGCAATACCTTTACGTCGCTGACCATTACTGTGGGCGACGGTGAAAAATCCGTTTCCAGCTCCATTGCTCTGGTTGAGTCCAATGCTGCCCCAAGCTTGAAGGCTAGCCCTTCCGGCGGCACCTATGCCTTTGATGAAAGCAGCACGCCCCCCGCAGAGAGCGCCAAACTTTTTGACAACGTCAAGATAGGCCTTGGCGACGATAATGAAGCCCTGAAAGATCTGGTAGTTACGGTAGACAAATCCGGTTCGGCGCACACCATCGTGATCGACGGCACGGCAGTGGCCCTTACCAATAACAACAGCCTTGTCACCAGCAATGGTTATAGCTGCGTAGTTTCCGTAGTTGAGGGCAAGGCCACAATAACTATCTCGCTGAACGGCGCGTCAGTCGACGCCGTAAAGACGTTGGTCGAGGGCATGCGCTACAGCCGCAGTGCGGAAAATCTTGTGCGCGAAAGCGTCACTGTGACGTTGGCCAGCCTGTCTGACACCACAGATACAACAACGCGCAATATCAGCTCTGTGGTTAACGTATATGTGCCCAACCGTGCGCCAGTAATTGCAGATCCCGCCTACACTCTGGGCGAAAAAGCCACAGCAGACAAAGGCACGGCCTACTCTGTCACATTGCCTGAAAGCTTGTTCAGTGACCCTGATGGCGACAGTCTGACCTGGAGTGTAATGGTTAAACTGTCTGGCGGGACGGAATTTGTTTCGCTGGCTGAGGCCGGGCTGAGTTTTAATGCCACCACGCGCATCATTTCAGGAACGCCTTCCTTGTCGGGCACACTTACGTTTGCTGTATCAGTCACCGATGCAGCCTCGGACGCGCCCAAAACAGCCACGCACGAGGTTACTCTTGTTGTAGCAAACCTGCCGCCAGCATTTGTGGATGGAACAACCTTGCCGCCTTTGCCCAAGGGGGCAACAGGCTCGGTTGATCTGAATGATCTGGTGAATAACCCCGCTGACGGCGATACGCTTACCTGGGCGCTCACGGGTGGTACTTCCCTGCCCGCAGGCTTGACCCTGAATGCGGACGGAACCATCAGCGGTATGTCCACCACAAGCGGCACCTATACATTTGAAGTAACTGTGACGGATTCTGATTCTGCCAATCCCGGTTCCGCCACCAAAACAATAACGCTTACGGTTGAAAACAGCGCACCTGCCTTTAATGGCGCTGACTATGCCGGGTATCAGCTTCCTCAGGCAGTTGAAGGCGCGGCATATTCCCCCATAGTCCTGCCCGCTGACATGTTTGTGGACATCAACGGCGATGCGCTCATCTGGAGTATTTCCGGCCTGCCTGAGGGGTTGAGCTTTGATCCTGTCACCCGCGCCATTTCGGGCACTCCGGCAGAAGTGAATGCAACCGGAGCCGTAACAATCACCATAACGGTTACAGACCCTGACGGCGCTTCTGCCAGCCACAATCTTACCCTGACCGTGCGTGACAATACCGCGCCAGTTCCTTCGGATGTTCCGCTTGCACCTGCCCGTGAAGGTGCACCCTACACCTTGCGGTTGAATGACGTGTTTACTGATGCGGATGGCGATGCCCTCACCTATTCGGTAACTTCACTGCCCGAAGGTCTTGCCTTTGGCCCTGCTACTGGAACCATCACAGGCAGGCCTTTGGTGACGGGCTCCAACAGCATAACGGTCACGGCTACAGACGCGTATGGCAAGTCGGTCAGCCACACCTTTGAGCTTACTGTTGAGGCTAACGGCCTGCCTGCAGCTTCGGACGTTTCATTCACGCCACCACAAGCCACTGAAGGCGAAAACTATTCTCTGACCCTGCCGGAGAACCTCTTTACCGATCCGGATGGCGACAACCTCAGCCTGAGTGTTTCCGGCCTGCCTGAGGGGCTCAGTTTTGATCCTGCCACGGGACGCATCAGCGGCACGCCTTCAGGTTCGGGAACTTTCACCATTGTCATTACAGCTACTGACCCCTCGCTTGCCTCGGCAAGCCGTACGGTGACTTTGGTGGTGGAAGCCGCCCCCGTGACGGTTCTGCCGCCAGCCAGCGAAAACACGGTAATACCCGTTATAGCGGAATATTCCGTTGACGGTGGCGGCTCGCTTGCTCCGGGTTCCGGCGTAACGGCAGCTACGGAACCTTCCGGCATATTTGATGAAGAGTGGCAGAGCAGTGCCGTTATGAGTGACGTGGCACATGTTTGGGCCACTGTAGACGCCATGTGGAACGAAGATGCCCGGCGTCAGGGCTATGGCGATACACGGGCCCGTGAAAGCCGTGCTGACACCCATGCGGACGCTTCTGCCGCACAAAAAATCATGCCGGGTCAGGTCAGTTCCAACTGGGGGTACGACGTTGCCGGTAACCGCTACCTGGCAGCCCTGCCGCAGGCCGCACACCGCGCCATAAACGGAGAAATCAGCGGATATACGCTGGTTTACGCAGATTCAGGCAAGGATGCCAGCGGCGAGTTCCGGTTTGACGCCAGCGCATGGGCTTTGGTTTCACCGGGCTTCAAGGCCCCCGGCCATGTGCGGCTGCTGCTCGTGGTCACCACTGTGGACGGCAAAACCGTGCGCATTCCGGTTGAGGTGAAAAGCCAGACGCATGCCTTGGGTATTCCTGCGGCTCCCGCTGTTACTGGCACGGCTGACCGTGCCCCTGTTGTTACGTCCGTAGTGGCTTCGGCTGCCACAGTGGCTGCTGAAATGGCCGGATCAGGCGCAACAGCGCTGCCCCTAGCGGGGCAGAGAGAAGCCGGGGGCGGCACAGTAGAATCTGGCGTACAAGGGCACACAGCCTTGTTTGGTGTATCGCAGGCCGACACGGCTTCGGCCATCAGTGAAAGTTTTCGGTTTTCTGTAGAAGCAGCAGGGCAGACGGCTGAAGCCATTGGCAAACCAGCCCTCGGAAGCCTGTTGCGCATGAGCCTTGATAATTCCCTTGCTGACAAGTCAGCGGCTTCTTCACGCGATGCCGTAAGGGCTGCTCCTGAAGTTTTGAGCGCCTAGGCATGCGGCACTGAACCTCTGCGGGACCACAAATATTTCAGCCACGCGACAAGTTCGCCCGGCCCCATAAAGGCCGGGTGCGGCGGGTGGTCCCGGCAGAGCTGCGGCAAGCTGTTTCAACCTTTAATCTTGGTGAAAGGAAGATAATGAAGATTCCATCCACTGCCGGATTGCGGCGCCCCGTCATGGCGGTTTTGCTGGCCTTGCTCATGTCTGCCTGCTCGGTGGCCCGGCCGCCAGCCCTGACCAATGACGACCTCATGGCCCTGACCAAATCTGACCAGCTTGCTATGTACAGCAATCAGGAAGCGATTTCTGGTCCTATTACAGAGGACGAGGCCATAGCCAGAGCTGTGAAATACAACTTGCGCCACCGTCTGGCCTTGATGGAAAAAGCTCTTGAAGATGATCTTTCGGACGTGAAGAGCTTCAGCATGCTGCCCAAGCTGGTGGCGGGCGCAGGCTACAAGGTGCGTGACAACGAAGACGCCTCGTCCAGCGAATCCATCTACACAGGCAAGCAATCTCTGGAGCCGTCCAAGAGCCGTCAGAAAGAAGAAACCACGGCTGACCTGGATATGACCTGGAGCATTCTGGATTTCGGCTTGAGCTATGTGGAAGCCAAGGCGCAGGGCAACAAGGCCCTTGCAGCGGAGGAACGCCGCCGCCGCGCCATTGGCGATATTGTGCGCCAGACCCGCGCGGCCTATTGGGCTGCCATTTCAGCAGAAAAAATGCGCAATGAAGTTGCCGAAACCCTTGTGCAGGCCAACGGCGCACTGGCCCAGTCGCGTGAAGCGCAGCAGCGCCGTTTGCTGGCTCCCGTAGCCGCGCTGCGCTACCAGCGTGACCTGTTGAATCTGCTGCGCCAGATTGAACAGCTGGATAACGAGCTTGCCAAGGCCAAGGCCCAGCTGGCCGCGCTCATGAATCTTGCTCCCGGTACAGAATTTACCCTTGCCGCTGCCCCGGACGGCCTGCGCAAGCCTGAACTGGCCTATTCGCTTGAAGATCTGGAAGTGCTGGCCATGATCCGCCGTCCCGAACTGCGCGAAGAAAGTTACCTGGCCCGCAATACCGTGCTGGAAACCAGAATGTCCATCCTCAAGATGTTCCCCAACGCTTCCCTGTTCGGCGGGTTGCACCACAGCAGCAACAAGTTTCTGGTCAATCCCAACTGGGCCAGCGCGGGCGCGCAGGTGAGCTGGAATCTGCTGAATCTGTTCTCGCTGCCCTCTGTGCTCAAGGCCGGAGATTCGCGGGAAGCCGTGGGCGAACTGCGCCGTCAGGCCATGCGCATGACCGTGCTTTCGCAGGTGCATGTGGCGTGGCATCAGCGCCTGTATGCCCAAAAGGCTTTTGAAAGAGCCAATGAAATGAGCAGCCTGCAAACCGCCATTGACCGCCAGGTGAGCAATGCGGCCGCAAGCAAGGCCGAAACCCAGCTGGAACTGGTGCGCACCAAGGTTGAAACCCTTCTGGCCCGCCGGGCGCGCGATCTCAGCTATGCAGAAATGCAGAATGCCCAGGACGCCATATATCAGGCCGTGGGTATGGACAGCATTCCCGAAAAGGTGGCTGACCTTTCCCTGCAGGGTTTGGCCACGGCCATTGCCCAACAGGGCCGCAAGAACGAAGAAGGCCGCCTGTACGTTCCGGCCTTGCCCGAAAAGCCCTATGCGGCGGCGGAAACTCCCAATGTTGGCAAGCCTGAACAAGACAAGCCCGCCATTGTGGGCGTGCCATTGCCTGAACCCATTGCAACCGGCAGGCCTGTGGCCGCCAGCCATATGCCCCCTGTGGGCGGGATTACCCCTGTGTACACACCGTATCAGGCCGCCCCGGTCACTCCTGTGGCAACATCCCTGCCAGCGGGGAACACATATCCCCCAATGCAGCCTGCAGGGTATCAGCCGCCAATGCCCCAACCTGCTGCCACGGCTTATCCTGTGCCGTCTGTGGCTCCTGCCGCAGCCAACGCCAACATGAATCCCGCTGTACATCTGGTGCGTGGTCAGCCGTGGGACAGCCTCGGTTCACTTTCGGCTCATCCTTGAGGCCGATCCACGTTTCGTAAAAGTCCTCCTGCCCGGAGTGTGGACCCGCCGTCCGCAGGGCCGCCGCAGTCAGCCGTCTGGCTGCGGCGGCCCGAAACACCATTAAACAGGACAAGATATGACGTTTTCTTTTTTCAGCGGCACATCCGCCTCAATGCCCGCTTCAACGCCAACGTTCAAGCGCTGGTATGCGTATATTCACGCTGCCGCGTTGATGCTGGCGGTCATAATGATTGCTGTGGCGCATCCGGCACAGGCTGCCACACCCGGTGAAGGGCAGCGGGCACAGCTTGTGGCTATCAATCAGGCCGTCATTTCAAGCGAACTTGCCGGAAGGATAACTTCCGTGCGTTTCAGGGAAGGGGAACGTTTCAACAAGGGAGATGTGCTCATCGCTTTCGACAGCGCTCTTTTCAAGGCGCGGTTTGACCGTGCGGCGCAAGCTGAATCAGCGGCGGCAAAAAAATACGGTGTGGCTCGTGACCTGAACAAGCTTGGTTCCATCAGTACGGGCGATTATGAGCAGGCACGTTCAGGTCTGGGCGTTGCCGCTGCCGAAACCCGCGTAGAGCGCGTTATGATGGACCGTTGCAGCATTACGGCTCCCTTTTCCGGCCGTGTAGGTGAAACCTTTGTCCGGGCTGCGGAACACGTATCCGAGGGCACAAAGTTGCTCACCATTTACGACGACAGCGCCTTTGAAGTGGAAACCATCGTGCCGTCTGGCTGGCTGGCCTGGCTTCGGCCCGGGTATGCCCTGACCATTGCCGTGGACGAAACCGGGGGGCGCTACGCTGCCACTGTTTCGCGAATCGCCGGGGTGGTCGATCCTGTGAGCCAGTCTGTTAAAATAGTGGCCCTGCTTGCCAATGAAGCCCCTGCGGAAGGACAGGCTCCTCTTATGCCCGGCATGAGCGGCACAATATTAATTGATATGCCACACGACAATAATCAGGAAAGCAGCGAACGGCCATGAGCATGCAGCCAGATTTGGCCAACAGGCTGGCGCTGCTCCTGAAACTGGAGCAGCGCGCCCGCCATTGCGAAGACAGGCTTGCTCTGGGCTTTGTTATGGTCAATGAGACAAATTCCCTCGTCGCCTACAGGCAAGCGGTCCTGTGGACGGGAGAGATCGTGGACGGCAGAGTGGAAGGCACTACTGTCCGGGCCTTGTCCGGCCTGGCGGATCCTGCACAAAATGCGCCCTTCACCATGTGGCTTTCAGAAGTATTGTGCCGCCACGCAGCAGCATCGAACGCGGCCAGAGCCAATGACAACAGCGCCGCTCTTCTGCTTCCGCAGGCTGGCGACAAGGAAATGTGGCGCCAGTATTTGCCAGAGCATGCTTTGTGGCTTCCCTTGCCTTTCAAGGCAAAGGCCAGTGACGATGCAGGGGCAGCCACAAAAAAATCCATTCCGCTGGCGGCACTTGTGCTGTGCAGGGAAGAGCCCTGGACCCAGCAGGACATATCGTTGTTGACACCTCTGGCAGACGCCTACGCTCACGCATGGTTGGCCCTGCGTGGCACTTCGGGCGGCGGATTTATGGAGTCTGGCTGGAGAGGCCTTGCGCGAAAGGCGCGTCATTCCCGCTGGAAGCTGGCCGTGGCTCTGGTTTTGCTTCTGGTTTCGTTTTTTCCCGTGCGGCAGTCTGTGCTGGCTCCTGCCGAGATCGTGCCGCGCAATCCTTCCACCGTGCGCGCCTCCCTGCACGGAGTAGTTGACCGCATTACCGTACAGCCCAATGCTCCCGTGCAGAAAGGCGATTTGCTGGTGTTGCTGGACGCGCAGGATATCAAGGGAAAGCTTGAGGCTGCCCGTCAAAGTCTGGCCGTGGCTCAGGCCGAACTGCGCCAGGCACAACAGCAGGCTCTTTTTGACGAGCGCAGCAAGGCCACGGTGGGTATTTTGCGAGGGCAAAAAGATCAGGCTGCCAGTGATGTTATTTACCTTGAAAGCATGCTGGAGCGCACGGAGATTCGCGCCGAAGTTCCGGGCATTGCCGTGTTTGACGATCCGCAGGAGTGGAGCGGCAGACCAGTGGCGCTTGGCGAGCGCATTATGGTCATAGCCAATCCTCAGGATGTGGAACTTGAGGCCCATGTGGCTCTTGCTGACGCCATTCCTCTGCATCCGGGGGCTGAGGTTCGCCTGTTCATGAATGCTGCGCCCGCCTCGCCTGTTGATGCCAGTCTGGAGCGGGTGGGGTACCGGGCTGTGCCCGTAGCGGACGGAACCTTGGCCTACAGAACCCGCGCAACCTTTGACAGCGCTTCAACAGACGAAAAATCCACGCTGCGCATAGGGCTCAAAGGCACTGCGAAACTGTACGGGCAGCGCACCCTTTTGTTGTCT
It encodes:
- a CDS encoding TolC family protein is translated as MKIPSTAGLRRPVMAVLLALLMSACSVARPPALTNDDLMALTKSDQLAMYSNQEAISGPITEDEAIARAVKYNLRHRLALMEKALEDDLSDVKSFSMLPKLVAGAGYKVRDNEDASSSESIYTGKQSLEPSKSRQKEETTADLDMTWSILDFGLSYVEAKAQGNKALAAEERRRRAIGDIVRQTRAAYWAAISAEKMRNEVAETLVQANGALAQSREAQQRRLLAPVAALRYQRDLLNLLRQIEQLDNELAKAKAQLAALMNLAPGTEFTLAAAPDGLRKPELAYSLEDLEVLAMIRRPELREESYLARNTVLETRMSILKMFPNASLFGGLHHSSNKFLVNPNWASAGAQVSWNLLNLFSLPSVLKAGDSREAVGELRRQAMRMTVLSQVHVAWHQRLYAQKAFERANEMSSLQTAIDRQVSNAAASKAETQLELVRTKVETLLARRARDLSYAEMQNAQDAIYQAVGMDSIPEKVADLSLQGLATAIAQQGRKNEEGRLYVPALPEKPYAAAETPNVGKPEQDKPAIVGVPLPEPIATGRPVAASHMPPVGGITPVYTPYQAAPVTPVATSLPAGNTYPPMQPAGYQPPMPQPAATAYPVPSVAPAAANANMNPAVHLVRGQPWDSLGSLSAHP
- a CDS encoding efflux RND transporter periplasmic adaptor subunit, translated to MSMQPDLANRLALLLKLEQRARHCEDRLALGFVMVNETNSLVAYRQAVLWTGEIVDGRVEGTTVRALSGLADPAQNAPFTMWLSEVLCRHAAASNAARANDNSAALLLPQAGDKEMWRQYLPEHALWLPLPFKAKASDDAGAATKKSIPLAALVLCREEPWTQQDISLLTPLADAYAHAWLALRGTSGGGFMESGWRGLARKARHSRWKLAVALVLLLVSFFPVRQSVLAPAEIVPRNPSTVRASLHGVVDRITVQPNAPVQKGDLLVLLDAQDIKGKLEAARQSLAVAQAELRQAQQQALFDERSKATVGILRGQKDQAASDVIYLESMLERTEIRAEVPGIAVFDDPQEWSGRPVALGERIMVIANPQDVELEAHVALADAIPLHPGAEVRLFMNAAPASPVDASLERVGYRAVPVADGTLAYRTRATFDSASTDEKSTLRIGLKGTAKLYGQRTLLLSYLLRRPLATARLWLGL
- a CDS encoding efflux RND transporter periplasmic adaptor subunit, with the translated sequence MTFSFFSGTSASMPASTPTFKRWYAYIHAAALMLAVIMIAVAHPAQAATPGEGQRAQLVAINQAVISSELAGRITSVRFREGERFNKGDVLIAFDSALFKARFDRAAQAESAAAKKYGVARDLNKLGSISTGDYEQARSGLGVAAAETRVERVMMDRCSITAPFSGRVGETFVRAAEHVSEGTKLLTIYDDSAFEVETIVPSGWLAWLRPGYALTIAVDETGGRYAATVSRIAGVVDPVSQSVKIVALLANEAPAEGQAPLMPGMSGTILIDMPHDNNQESSERP